A single window of Anopheles moucheti chromosome 2, idAnoMoucSN_F20_07, whole genome shotgun sequence DNA harbors:
- the LOC128298155 gene encoding uncharacterized protein LOC128298155 codes for MERKLLYAFRGWIAFVAFMDLGTAFRCYIERRSFLGDHSETQFIEGDYTISRILGIYCILKAVALVHCTLYIHYKPVVSMGGCSLAITMMLYITEALYFRSTTLNFYVIFPCVLNSITLIGLLYIPRKLRLWEHRIASENDDENSQLLKQMGGFKKRRAHKNKTP; via the exons ATGGAGCGAAAATTGTTGTACGCATTTCGCGGGTGGATTGCATTTGTGGCCTTTATGGATTTGGGAACGGCCTTTCGATGTTACATCGAGCGACGGAGTTTTCTGGGTGATCACTCAGAAACACAGTTTATTGAAG GAGACTACACGATTTCAAGGATACTgggtatatattgcatattgAAAGCAGTCGCATTGGTGCACTGCACATTGTACATACACTACAAACC AGTTGTTAGTATGGGAGGATGCTCATTAGCAATAACGATGATGCTCTACATAACTGAGGCCTTGTACTTCCGCTCAACTACGTTAAACTTTTACGTCATATTTCCGTGTGTTCTCAACT CAATAACACTCATAGGTCTTCTATATATTCCTCGTAAATTGCGTCTCTGGGAGCATCGAATTGCATCAGAAAACGATGATGAAAACTCGCAACTCCTGAAACAAATGGGAGGATTCAAGAAGAGACGAgcgcacaaaaataaaactccatGA
- the LOC128310725 gene encoding uncharacterized protein LOC128310725, translating into MQRSKLTAGCYDFGIKLWFEIKIVGKTMTLFQQPRWLRKWIRRRTNPIPMDRAHLWKGRLSLFYAIVAWNAFGGVCYMIYTGRNDWAKFYGYKSDEEAQLPQAIRFAKQLNLPNAKVVKLTGLTKTDEYELKDLQVLRPTEQGGGSGVEK; encoded by the coding sequence ATGCAACGGAGCAAACTGACAGCAGGTTGTTATGATTTTGGGATAAAACTTTGGTTCGAAATAAAAATCGTCGGAAAGACGATGACTCTGTTCCAACAACCACGCTGGCTGCGAAAATGGATTCGACGCCGAACCAACCCAATACCGATGGACCGGGCTCATCTTTGGAAAGGTCGCTTGAGTTTATTCTACGCTATAGTGGCTTGGAATGCATTTGGAGGAGTTTGTTACATGATCTACACCGGGCGTAACGATTGGGCCAAGTTTTATGGTTACAAAAGCGACGAAGAAGCACAGCTGCCCCAGGCCATTCGTTTCGCAAAGCAGCTCAATCTTCCGAACGCGAAAGTCGTCAAACTAACCGGGCTCACTAAAACGGACGAGTACGAACTGAAAGATCTTCAAGTTTTGCGACCAACTGAACAGGGTGGCGGTTCAGGTGTAGAAAAGTAG
- the LOC128310726 gene encoding calmodulin isoform X1 produces the protein MARYFKEQDIDEFRECFYLFARSGHITTLDELTVIMRSLGLSPTIQELTQYLKKKNGRMSFADFLEVMHQHSRVENLPDEVVQAFKAGDKAGRGTIPARQLRHLLQNWGEGLSYREVDNIFREANVSSNGHVRYSDFVRVACAPVPDYY, from the exons ATG GCCCGGTACTTCAAAGAACAAGATATCGATG AGTTTCGTGAGTGTTTCTACTTATTCGCGCGTTCGGGTCACATAACGACGCTGGACGAGCTTACAGTGATAATGCGCTCACTGGGACTTTCTCCCACCATACAAGAGTTGACCCAGTatctgaagaagaaaaatggacGCATGAGTTTTGCCGATTTCCTAGAAGTTATGCATCAGCATTCGCGCGTAGAAAACCTTCCCGATGAGGTTGTGCAGGCATTTAAAGCCGGAGACAAAGCAGGCCGTGGAACAATCCCTGCACGACAGCTGCGTCATCTGCTGCAGAATTGGGGCGAAGGGCTTTCGTATCGTGAG GTGGATAACATTTTTCGCGAGGCAAATGTATCGAGCAACGGCCATGTCCGGTATAGCGATTTTGTACGTGTAGCTTGTGCTCCAGTTCCAGATTATTATTAA
- the LOC128310726 gene encoding calmodulin isoform X2, with protein sequence MIVTVQARYFKEQDIDEFRECFYLFARSGHITTLDELTVIMRSLGLSPTIQELTQYLKKKNGRMSFADFLEVMHQHSRVENLPDEVVQAFKAGDKAGRGTIPARQLRHLLQNWGEGLSYREVDNIFREANVSSNGHVRYSDFVRVACAPVPDYY encoded by the exons ATGATTGTGACTGTGCAA GCCCGGTACTTCAAAGAACAAGATATCGATG AGTTTCGTGAGTGTTTCTACTTATTCGCGCGTTCGGGTCACATAACGACGCTGGACGAGCTTACAGTGATAATGCGCTCACTGGGACTTTCTCCCACCATACAAGAGTTGACCCAGTatctgaagaagaaaaatggacGCATGAGTTTTGCCGATTTCCTAGAAGTTATGCATCAGCATTCGCGCGTAGAAAACCTTCCCGATGAGGTTGTGCAGGCATTTAAAGCCGGAGACAAAGCAGGCCGTGGAACAATCCCTGCACGACAGCTGCGTCATCTGCTGCAGAATTGGGGCGAAGGGCTTTCGTATCGTGAG GTGGATAACATTTTTCGCGAGGCAAATGTATCGAGCAACGGCCATGTCCGGTATAGCGATTTTGTACGTGTAGCTTGTGCTCCAGTTCCAGATTATTATTAA
- the LOC128310723 gene encoding scaffold protein salvador, producing the protein MLSRKSKDKSIKEGVVGKYVKKDTPPEIPTVNVWTAEQNKSKLAKSRRSSQQIVSNTGQPPGLPLTANSSNIQNVQKFGNSKVLTKVGGLGHEGKYTPSNNIPNLSHKFGSINPNNDLSSGLNLMNGNVKQLPMMLIKNPTTMGLSLPMNDVRNNNSHGNYVDIDTIDQILMQQSEANLYRLQQQQQQQMFQQQEHEQKQLQQQQLHHQAQQQQQMELQDQQRQEQLEMQHQEHHEQQEQLQHLDQQQQEQQDHQGLNSQRYASNFERKLSYNQHHTNNHRNGFESYGNLLRNGSPIASSGSSGNSLTNEQTLFIRHYSTRQTTQLQPSSQQTSNQQTQNQSESMQQDHLYPIYENQSQLIGRPESPIYSNTNSGTIYQNYNSNNSSHQSLYSNVCVSGQPAGETGGSNSPGLAQSQSLQATSLQAQSQPLYSNMIIGSNKPNSVTYGEVVLRTARLGTASASSGSVPGQRSITQGSAGQQSEGDNGEEELMLPPGWSVDYTLRGRKYYIDHNTKTTHWAHPLDRKALPTGWQRIEAARYGTIFNYFGNQELTLPYLASCHLTHAPAVEIPRPIVSHFPRHSALVPANPYNTEKVPEWLFLYAKSSSEKDHIIKWDMFQLQQLEDFLGIMKKLYRQECNIIVAKYEVIRIQIHSRMQELRRM; encoded by the exons ATGTTGTCCAGAAAAAGTAAAGATAAGTCTATTAAAGAAGGTGTGGTAGGTAAATACGTGAAAAAAGACACTCCGCCGGAAATACCAA CTGTTAACGTGTGGACCGCGGAGCAGAATAAAAGCAAGCTCGCTAAATCCAGGAGAAGCTCGCAGCAGATTGTTTCCAATACCGGTCAGCCACCGGGACTTCCTTTGACTGCTAACAGCAGCAATATTCAAAATGTGCAAAAATTTGGCAATTCCAAGGTGTTGACGAAAGTAGGAGGGCTTGGTCACGAAGGAAAGTATACGCCTAGCAATAATATTCCCAATTTGTCTCACAAGTTTGGCAGCATTAATCCTAACAATGATCTGTCCAGTGGGCTTAATTTGATGAACGGTAATGTAAAACAACTGCCCATGATGTTGATAAAAAACCCGACTACTATGGGACTTTCGCTACCGATGAATGACGTAAGAAACAATAATAGCCACGGAAATTACGTGGACATCGATACGATTGATCAGATTCTAATGCAGCAAAGCGAAGCAAACCTTTATCggctgcaacaacaacagcaacagcaaatgttCCAACAACAAGAACACGAGCAAAAACAgttgcaacagcaacaacttcACCATCaagcacagcagcaacaacaaatggAGCTGCAGGACCAACAACGTCAAGAGCAGCTAGAAATGCAGCATCAGGAGCATCATGAGCAGCAAGAACAGTTGCAACATCTGgatcagcaacaacaagaacaacagGACCATCAGGGTTTGAATAGTCAGCGATATGCTTCCAATTTTGAACGGAAGCTATCATACAACCAACATCACACAAACAATCACAGGAATGGTTTTGAGAGCTATGGAAATTTATTGCGTAATGGAAGTCCCATCGCATCGTCCGGTTCATCCGGAAACAGTTTAACAAACGAGCAGACACTTTTTATCCGTCATTATTCAACCCGTCAAACGACGCAGCTGCAGCCTTCTTCACAACAAACGAGCAATCAGCAAACCCAGAATCAATCGGAATCAATGCAGCAAGATCATCTGTATCCCATTTATGAAAATCAATCACAATTGATCGGTCGTCCCGAATCGCCAATTTACAGTAACACGAACTCCGGTACTATATACCAGAATTACAACAGTAACAACTCGTCACATCAATCGCTCTATTCGAACGTTTGCGTTAGTGGACAACCGGCAGGAGAAACTGGCGGTAGCAACAGCCCGGGACTTGCACAGTCACAATCATTACAGGCTACGTCACTTCAAGCCCAATCCCAGCCACTTTATTCAAATATGATAATCGGCTCAAACAAGCCTAATAGTGTTACATACGGGGAGGTGGTATTACGTACTGCTCGGCTTGGCACAGCGAGTGCGAGCAGTGGTTCAGTTCCGGGCCAACGAAGTATTACTCAGGGTTCCGCTGGTCAGCAATCCGAAGGAGACAACGGCGAAGAGGAACTGATGCTGCCACCTGGTTGGTCCGTAGATTACACGCTAAGGGGGAGGAAGTACTACATTGATCATAACACGAAAACGACACACTGGGCTCATCCGCTCGATAGAAAGGCTCTGCCTACGGGTTGGCAAAGAATAGAAGCGGCACGGTATGGAACAATTTTTAA CTATTTCGGGAACCAAGAACTAACTCTGCCATACCTGGCCTCATGCCACCTAACGCATGCACCAGCTGTGGAAATTCCCCGACCGATTGTGTCGCATTTTCCTCGACACAGCGCCTTGGTGCCGGCGAATCCATACAACACGGAAAAGGTCCCAGAATGGTTATTTCTCTATGCAAAGT CTTCATCGGAGAAGGATCATATCATAAAATGGGATATGTTTCAGCTACAGCAACTAGAAGATTTCCTTGGCATAATGAAAAAGTTGTATCGTCAAGAATGCAACATTATCGTTGCAAAATACGAAGTGATCAG GATACAGATACACTCGCGAATGCAAGAACTTCGGCGGATGTAA